In Parabacteroides timonensis, the genomic stretch AAGTATGCAGACTGCGATTATCGTAAACAACCGTTCCAGATCACCAGTGCCAACGGCGATTACGAAGGTTTCTTTATGATCGGAACCCAGTATAAGTTCGACTATACCAAAGGATACGGCTATACAGATGAAACAGTGAAAGGAACAGAAGAATACAAAGGTGAACCGTTGATCTACGTAGATCAGGTAGGACGTTTCTCCGAAGGTCTCAATACAGCTAAAGAAAAAGGTTCGCGCGTCACGACAGGGGAAGAGAATTCGGGTGTGCGCTTCAACAAGTTCCCCTACTTGCAGGAAGGTGACGGATTGTATATGTGCCAGTCTGCTCCGGAAATCCGTCTGGCTGAAATCTATTACATGCTGGCTGAGATCAATTACAGAAGCGGCAATAAGACAAAGGCTGCCGAATTGCTCGACTTCGTACGCGTCAGAAACTATCCGGCAGACGAATGGAGCAAATACAGCTATACACAAAACCCGGCTCTATTGACCGATCAGGAGTTTGTAGACGAATGGGGACGTGAGTTTATCGGCGAACGCCGCCGCCGTTCGGACCTGATCCGCTGGGGACGTTTCGGAAATGCCTGGTGGGATAAAGGAACAGACGCTACCGATAAGGAATACACAATCTTCCCAATTCCAAAGCGTCAGATGGATGCCAACCCGTTGTTAAAGCAGACAACAAAAGGCTGGTAATAATCCGGTAGAACGAATATGGATAAGTAGCCACTCTAACTAACAATTTCGCACTTAATAATAATATTTCCAGGCTGCTTATTCATAAAAAAAAGGTTGCAATGTTCAGTACATTGCAACCTTTACTTTTATAAAGATGTATCTCTTTCCTTCCCCATGGTAACGTAAGAAATTTCACGTTTGCACAGACAATCCCTTTCTGATTAAAAGCGCCAGCCGAGATTAAACTGGAAGACACTGTTCAGGTAAGTTTTTCCATATGAATCCTTAAACGGATTAAGAAAACCGATTGTATAGCCGGCCGAAGCTAACAACCCGGAATCAAACTGATAGCCCAGACCAACTCCCAGACCCAGATCAAACGTTTTCAATGTAGAAGCACCTTCAAACGGATCGACATCATCCCTTCCGAAGGCTTTCACTTTATTTGTCTCATGTACTTTAATACTAATTTGAGGACCGCCGAAGAGATACAAACCGCCTACATTCGAATACCATTTAGCATAAACCGGGATATTCAGATAGTCGGCTCCACAAGTCATGGTACCGTCCTGACTCTGACCATTTTCATCAGCTATAACAATATCTCCTTTTGCTCCCTGCATCGAATAATAAACTCCCGGCTCGAATGCAAACCTGGAAGTTAACAAGAATTCTCCAGAAAGACCGACATTAAGACCCGGACGAACTCCCATATCGTATAACCCCGTTATTGTTGACAGATTCAAACCGACTTTCGGTATAAAATGGAATTCCTGAGCAAATCCATACACCACACCTAAGCAAGATAACAATAAGGCAAAAGCAATCTTCTTCATTATTTTATTATTTAAAGTTTACTTTATAACGCCGACTACACAGCTTTAGTATAAAAATGAAGCACAAATATATCCTACAAGCCTTGTAAAGAAACGGCTTACCGCATACACCCCCAAAAAACAAAGAGAGTGAATTCCCGATTCAGAATCCACTCTCTTGTTTTCATATAAAGTATTTCTCTTTTTCTTACTTCTTGTTTTCTTCAATCCACTTGCGTGCATTTACAAAACCTTCGATCCACGGAGTTACTTCGTCACCTTTACGGTCAGCAGGATAATAACCGCACTGCCATGGGAACAAAGCACGTTCCAGGTGAGGCATCATAGCCATGTGACGTCCGTCGTGTGAGCAGACACCGGCAACCGACCAAGGCGAACCGTTCGGATTGGCAGGATAGCCTTCGTAGTTGTATTTAAGAGCAATATGATATTCTTTCTCTTCGTACGGGAAGCTGAACTTTCCTTCTCCGTGTGTGATCCAGATACCCAGTTTCTGTCCGCTCATCGGACCGAACATCACTGAATGGTTCTTCGGGATCTCTACAGAGATAAAGTTAGACTCCAGTTTGTGAGAGTCGTTATGCAACATCTTATGTTTCTTTTCGTGTTCCGGATAAACCACACCCAGTTCAGCCATCAGCTGGCAACCGTTACAGATACCCAGACTCAACGTATCGGGACGTGCATAGAAGTTATCCAATGCTTTCTTTGCCTTTTCGTTATACAAGAAACCACCGGCCCATCCCTTGGCTGAACCTAAAACGTCGGAGTTGGAGAAACCACCGCAGAATACGATCATATTCACATCTTCCAGTGTTTCACGTCCCGAAGCCAGGTCGGTCATGTGAACGTCTTTCACGTCGAAACCGGCCAGATACAATGCGTAAGAGGTTTCACGTTCGCACTGGCAACCCTTTTCACGGATCACGGCAGCACGGATACCGCTCTTACCTTTACGGTCGGCAGTCAGGCCGTAGTCAGCCAGCTTACCGGTGAAGTTCTTGCCGTATTTAAATTCCAGCGGCTGCATCTTATAGTTTTCGAAACGGTTGCCTGCGCATACACTACCGCTCTGCTTGATATCCAGTTTGTAAGACGATTCGTACCACACGTCACGCATATAGTCGATGCCGAAGTGATACTGAACACCGTCTTTTTCCACCAGGATATGACGCTCGGCAGTCGGCTTGGCGATGATAGCGAAACCGACACCGGCTTCTTCCATCAGCTTTTCGAACGCCTTCTTGTCCTTCACCTGTACCAGGATACCCGGGTTTTCAGCGAACAGGATCTTCACGATGTCTGTTTCCGACAGTTTGTCCAGGTTGACTTCCAGACCGCCTTCAACGTTTGCAAAGCACATTTCAAGCATGGTAGTGATCATACCACCAGCCGAAATATCGTGTCCGGCAAGGATCAGATCTTTCTCGATCGCATCCTGCACGGCGTTGAACGCATCTGCGAAATATTCGCTATCCTTCACGGTCGGCACTTCATTACCCAGCTTGTTCAAAGCCTGCGCAAAAGCAGAACCGCCCAACTTCATCGTATCGAACGAGAAGTCTATATAATATATGTAAGAATTCTTTTCGTGAGCCAATACAGGAGAAACGATCTTGCGAATATCGCTTACCTCAGCACCTGCCGAGATAATTACCGTACCCGGAGCGATCACCTTATCGTCGCCATACTTCTGCGTCATCGACAAAGAGTCTTTACCTGTCGGGATATTGATACCCAGTTCGCAGGCAAAATCAGAAGCAGCCTGAACAGCCGTGTACAGACGGGCGTCTTCTCCTTCGTTGCGGCACGGCCACATCCAGTTGGCACTCAAAGAAACACCGGTCAACTTATCTGCCAGCGGAGCGAATACGATATTCGTCAACGACTCGGCGATAGCCATTACCGAACCGGCAGCCGGATCGACCAAAGCCACCTGCGGAGCATGACCGATGGAAGTAGCGATACCAGCCTTTCCGCGGTAATCCAATGCTACGGCACCTAGGTCACTCAACGGCAACTGCAATTCACCCTGGCACTGCTGACGGGCAATCTTACCTGTCACAGAACGGTCTACCTTATTAGTCAACCAGTCTTTACATGCAACAGCTTCCAGTTGGAGTACATTCTCCAAGTAATGATGTATTTCTGAATCTTTATAAACCACCGGAGCATACGTTTCGCTCACCGTATGGTCTGTCATGATTGTTCTAGGCGGTTTACCGAACATATATTCCAGCTTGATGTCGATCGGTTTCACACCGTCGGCCTGCTCGAATACGAATTTCATATCGTTAGTCGTTTCACCTACTACATACATCGGAGAGCGTTCGCGGTCGGCAATGCGGCGTACGCGGGCAACGTCTTCTTCCTTCATCAGTAAGCCCATACGTTCCTGGCTCTCGTTTCCTACGATTTCCTTGGCAGAAAGCGTCGGGTCGCCAACAGGCAACTGGCTCATATCGATGTGTCCGCCGGTAGCTTCCACCAACTCAGACAGACAGTTCAGGTGACCGCCTGCACCGTGGTCGTGGATGGAGATTACCGGATTGTTGTCAGACTCGGCAATCGCACGGATCACGTTCGATACACGTTTCTGCATTTCCGGGTTGGCACGCTGTACGGCGTTCAACTCGATACCGCTGGTGTACTGTCCTGTATTTACAGAAGATACGGCACCACCGCCCATACCGATACGGTAGTTGTCACCACCCAGCAGTACGACCTTTTCACCCGGCTGAGGATCACCCTTCAAAGCATCGCGCATATTGGCATAACCAACACCACCTGCCAGCATGATCACTTTATCGTAAGCATATTTCTTATTATTCTCTTCGTGTTCGAAAGTCAGTACCGAACCGCAGATCAGCGGCTGGCCGAACTTGTTACCGAAATCAGAAGCACCGTTGGAAGCCTTGATCAGAATCTGCTCCGGTGTCTGGTACAACCAGGGGCGCGGGTCCAGTATCTTCTCCCATTCACGGGCACCTTCCGTACGCGGATAAGCAGTCATGTAAACGGCTGTACCTGCGATAGGCAAAGAAGCTTTACCTCCGCCCAGACGGTCACGGATCTCACCACCTGAACCGGTAGCAGCACCGTTGAACGGCTCTACCGTTGTCGGGAAGTTATGTGTTTCAGCTTTCAGGGAAATAACCGATTTAATTTCCTTTGTTTCATAGAAATCAGGCTGATCGCCGCTTGCCGGAGCAAACTGTTCGATCACCGGACCTTCGTTGAAAGCCACATTATCTTTATAAGCAGAAACCAGTTTGTTCGGGTTTTCTGCCGATGTTTTCTTGATCAGGTTAAAGAGAGAGCTTTCTTTCTCTTCTCCGTCGATAACGAATGTACCGCCGAAGATCTTGTGACGGCAGTGTTCCGAGTTTACCTGTGCAAAACCGTACACTTCGCTGTCGGTCAGCTTACGTTCCAGCTTCTGGCTCACTTCGTTCAGGTAAGACACCTCTTCAGCACTCAGCGCCAGCCCTTCCTGTTGGTTGTAAGCTGCAATATCTTCGATATAAACAATCGGATCCGGTTGTTTACTGATCGTGAAGATATCCTGGTTCAGTCCGTTGTAAATGCGTTGCAGCATCGGGTCGTGGTCTGCCTCACCGGAAGATACAGGGAAGTATTCTTCGATACGTGAGATACCGCTCAATCCCATGTTCTGGGTGATT encodes the following:
- a CDS encoding porin family protein, yielding MKKIAFALLLSCLGVVYGFAQEFHFIPKVGLNLSTITGLYDMGVRPGLNVGLSGEFLLTSRFAFEPGVYYSMQGAKGDIVIADENGQSQDGTMTCGADYLNIPVYAKWYSNVGGLYLFGGPQISIKVHETNKVKAFGRDDVDPFEGASTLKTFDLGLGVGLGYQFDSGLLASAGYTIGFLNPFKDSYGKTYLNSVFQFNLGWRF
- the purL gene encoding phosphoribosylformylglycinamidine synthase, producing MILFFQSPTKTVLAVEAAHAFSPEDVQKLVWLFSEATPVQSETLDGWYVGPRREMITPWSTNAVEITQNMGLSGISRIEEYFPVSSGEADHDPMLQRIYNGLNQDIFTISKQPDPIVYIEDIAAYNQQEGLALSAEEVSYLNEVSQKLERKLTDSEVYGFAQVNSEHCRHKIFGGTFVIDGEEKESSLFNLIKKTSAENPNKLVSAYKDNVAFNEGPVIEQFAPASGDQPDFYETKEIKSVISLKAETHNFPTTVEPFNGAATGSGGEIRDRLGGGKASLPIAGTAVYMTAYPRTEGAREWEKILDPRPWLYQTPEQILIKASNGASDFGNKFGQPLICGSVLTFEHEENNKKYAYDKVIMLAGGVGYANMRDALKGDPQPGEKVVLLGGDNYRIGMGGGAVSSVNTGQYTSGIELNAVQRANPEMQKRVSNVIRAIAESDNNPVISIHDHGAGGHLNCLSELVEATGGHIDMSQLPVGDPTLSAKEIVGNESQERMGLLMKEEDVARVRRIADRERSPMYVVGETTNDMKFVFEQADGVKPIDIKLEYMFGKPPRTIMTDHTVSETYAPVVYKDSEIHHYLENVLQLEAVACKDWLTNKVDRSVTGKIARQQCQGELQLPLSDLGAVALDYRGKAGIATSIGHAPQVALVDPAAGSVMAIAESLTNIVFAPLADKLTGVSLSANWMWPCRNEGEDARLYTAVQAASDFACELGINIPTGKDSLSMTQKYGDDKVIAPGTVIISAGAEVSDIRKIVSPVLAHEKNSYIYYIDFSFDTMKLGGSAFAQALNKLGNEVPTVKDSEYFADAFNAVQDAIEKDLILAGHDISAGGMITTMLEMCFANVEGGLEVNLDKLSETDIVKILFAENPGILVQVKDKKAFEKLMEEAGVGFAIIAKPTAERHILVEKDGVQYHFGIDYMRDVWYESSYKLDIKQSGSVCAGNRFENYKMQPLEFKYGKNFTGKLADYGLTADRKGKSGIRAAVIREKGCQCERETSYALYLAGFDVKDVHMTDLASGRETLEDVNMIVFCGGFSNSDVLGSAKGWAGGFLYNEKAKKALDNFYARPDTLSLGICNGCQLMAELGVVYPEHEKKHKMLHNDSHKLESNFISVEIPKNHSVMFGPMSGQKLGIWITHGEGKFSFPYEEKEYHIALKYNYEGYPANPNGSPWSVAGVCSHDGRHMAMMPHLERALFPWQCGYYPADRKGDEVTPWIEGFVNARKWIEENKK